The sequence below is a genomic window from Nitrospinota bacterium.
CGGCAGCTTGGATTGCATCGGGGATTTTAACCCCACGGTGGCGCCGCTTAAAAAAGGGGCGAAGCGGATGCTTCGCCCCATGTTATGAAAACGGCTCTTACTTCAGCACGGCGCCTTCGTCGGCGGAGGAAACCATCCGCGCGTAGCGGGTGAGGTATCCCTCCTTGATCTTCGGCTTCGGCTGTTTCCACTTCTTCGCGCGGGCTTCCATCTCTTTGGCGGAGACCTCCAGCGTGATCTTCCGCTTCGGAATGTCGATGGTGATCCTGTCCCCTTCCTTGATGAGCGCTATCGGCCCCCCTTCCATCGCTTCCGGGCTGATGTGGCCGATGCACGGCCCGCGGGTGCCGCCGCTGAACCGGCCGTCGGTGATGAGCGCCACGCTGTCGGAAAGCCCCATGCCGCTGATGGCGGAAGTCGGCGAGAGCATCTCGCGCATTCCCGGCCCGCCTTTCGGCCCCTCGTAGCGGACCACCACCACGTCGCCCGCCTTGATCTTCTTGCCCATGATCGCCTTCATCGCCTTTTCTTCGCTGTCGAAGACGCGGGCCTTGCCGCTGAACGTCATCATCGCTTCCGATACGGCGCTCTGTTTCACCACCGCCCCCTTCGGCGCGAGGTTCCCTTTCAGGATGGCGATGCCCCCCTCTTTTTTGTACGCCTTGTCGAGCGAACGGATCACGTCCTTGTTCTGGATGTGCGCCTCGCGGGTGATCTGCTTGATGCTCTTGCCGCTGGTTGTCGGCAGGTCGTGGATGAGGCTCTCCATCGATTTCAGCACAGCCGGGATGCCCCCCGCGTATTCGAGGTCTTCCATGAAATAGTCGCCGCCGGGGCGGATGGAGGTGATCTGCGGCGTGGTGCGGCTCAACCGGTCGAACACGTTCAGGTCGAGCTTCACCTTGGCGTCTCGCGCGATGGCCGGCAGATGCAGCACGGTGTTGGTGCTGCCGCCCAGCGCGAGATCCACCCGCACGGCGTTCTCGAACGCCTTGGCGGTCATGATGTCGCGGGCGCGCACGTTCTGGCGCACCAGTTCCACCACCTGTTCGCCGCTGTCCATGGCGATACGCCGCTTGTCGGCGCTCACCGCCAGCGCGCTGGCGCAGCCGGGCAAACTCATCCCCATCGATTCGGTGATGCAGGCCATCGTGTTGGCGGTGAACAGCCCTTGGCACGAGCCGGAGCCGGGGCATGAGCACATCTCCAGCCCGTCGAGCTGCTTGGCGGTGATCTCCCCTTTCAGGCGGCGGCCCACCGCCTCGAACGTGTCGTGAACCAGGTCGCGCCGCTGCCCCTCGAAGTGGCCGCTGTGCATCGGCCCGGCGGTCACCACGATGCTCGGCAGGTTCAGCCGTCCGGCGGCCATCAGCATGCCGGGGGTGATCTTGTCGCAGTTGGTGAGGAATATCACGCCGTCGAACGCCTGCGCCTTGATGACGCATTCGATGATATCGGCGATGAGGTCGCGCGTGACGAGGCTGTAGTGCATTCCCACGTGTCCCATCGCAATG
It includes:
- the ilvD gene encoding dihydroxy-acid dehydratase, translating into MESDRIKKGVERAPARSLLYATGITRRAMGRPFIALVSSFTDFIPGHAGMRDLERYIEKGVHSGGGQMFYTSVPGVCDGIAMGHVGMHYSLVTRDLIADIIECVIKAQAFDGVIFLTNCDKITPGMLMAAGRLNLPSIVVTAGPMHSGHFEGQRRDLVHDTFEAVGRRLKGEITAKQLDGLEMCSCPGSGSCQGLFTANTMACITESMGMSLPGCASALAVSADKRRIAMDSGEQVVELVRQNVRARDIMTAKAFENAVRVDLALGGSTNTVLHLPAIARDAKVKLDLNVFDRLSRTTPQITSIRPGGDYFMEDLEYAGGIPAVLKSMESLIHDLPTTSGKSIKQITREAHIQNKDVIRSLDKAYKKEGGIAILKGNLAPKGAVVKQSAVSEAMMTFSGKARVFDSEEKAMKAIMGKKIKAGDVVVVRYEGPKGGPGMREMLSPTSAISGMGLSDSVALITDGRFSGGTRGPCIGHISPEAMEGGPIALIKEGDRITIDIPKRKITLEVSAKEMEARAKKWKQPKPKIKEGYLTRYARMVSSADEGAVLK